In Lactococcus garvieae subsp. garvieae, the following proteins share a genomic window:
- a CDS encoding glycoside hydrolase family 38 C-terminal domain-containing protein has product MVKRVYIVPHTHWDREWYFSLEDSNIMLEQDMTRLIDVLENNPDFPSFVYDGQMSIIDEYLKICPQNKDRLAKLIENKRIFIGPWYTQTDTLLVQTESIIRNLLLGSKGAKEMGHSMNIGYLPDIFGQNAYLPSLFKDFNIDYSILQRGLYNEQLKDGLNFTWKSPDGRDIPSNNIYFGYGPGKFLSSDPNYVEKSLLPILEKLASFNEEEEAILLPAGGDQVLVREYFPQVVRELNEMDLGYEFILSDYETFMKATDHQMNTKVSGELLASQKSRIHNTIRSQRIDIKLLNSKVEEKLYQQLEPLAVMANQLGAKYPDMWIEKCLKLLFDVHAHDSIGGCNSDETNHSIKERLYKIERILDGQINILKKQIARGIQNNDENLAVAFNLLPKKMCKMVRFVLFTKNAQVQLEGVEDQVILQQDYISGGKKVKVTAQGEIEVEVPGYYRTELLAKISFDGFGYKTFNVVEKEAEMLLEEKTANIKNDFYKISVENDQLVISGDQFVIEDFLQFETQVDAGDSYDFSPQPEDEPQIFKQVKLISVKKSKLQQEMKIKHFITVKDLKGNQSEQQVTTTLILEKEARQVSVSHQLSNQMKDHRLRVLFKADTSSGKNFADQGYSILQRVNNNAYLEKWKENNFAEAPVAIYPLENFAGIDNNIVVYTKGLKEYQVLKNHFALTLYRSVGVLGRDDLAWRPGRASGINNKIVQTPDAQMQGEMDFSYSVVFSSQKFEVNELYDELEKFQSNQLTYHHQELNTFEERLERFELPQPLSMTELNKQKIFFDFEYVRVAAIKKAENQDNVIVRLFNPTESKIPLMDEGIPLNLLEEDKTQKYIGAKSFATLRLLGEK; this is encoded by the coding sequence ATGGTTAAAAGAGTTTACATTGTTCCACATACACATTGGGACAGAGAATGGTATTTTTCATTGGAAGATTCCAATATAATGTTAGAACAGGATATGACACGATTGATTGACGTTTTGGAAAATAATCCAGATTTTCCATCATTTGTATATGATGGCCAAATGTCTATTATTGATGAATATTTAAAAATATGTCCACAAAATAAGGACCGTCTAGCTAAGCTTATCGAAAATAAAAGAATTTTTATTGGGCCGTGGTATACACAAACAGACACATTATTGGTCCAAACGGAATCTATTATCAGAAATCTCCTTTTAGGTTCAAAAGGAGCAAAAGAAATGGGGCATTCCATGAATATAGGCTATTTGCCAGATATTTTTGGTCAGAATGCGTACCTCCCTTCACTTTTTAAAGATTTTAATATAGATTATTCCATTCTACAACGCGGGCTGTATAATGAACAATTAAAAGACGGGTTAAATTTTACATGGAAATCTCCTGATGGGAGAGATATCCCCAGTAATAATATTTATTTTGGATATGGTCCAGGAAAATTTTTATCAAGTGATCCTAACTATGTTGAAAAGTCTCTACTTCCAATACTTGAAAAACTAGCGTCTTTTAATGAGGAGGAAGAAGCAATTCTTTTACCCGCAGGTGGTGACCAAGTTTTAGTTCGGGAGTACTTTCCACAGGTTGTTAGAGAGCTTAATGAAATGGATCTTGGTTATGAATTTATTTTGTCTGATTATGAAACATTTATGAAAGCTACCGACCACCAAATGAACACGAAGGTTTCTGGAGAGCTCCTTGCGAGTCAGAAATCGAGAATTCATAATACTATCCGTTCACAACGTATCGATATAAAACTCCTCAATTCAAAAGTAGAGGAAAAACTTTACCAACAGTTAGAACCATTAGCTGTTATGGCAAATCAACTTGGTGCAAAGTATCCAGATATGTGGATTGAAAAATGTCTGAAGCTACTTTTTGATGTGCATGCACATGATTCTATTGGCGGATGCAATAGTGATGAAACCAATCATTCCATAAAAGAACGTTTATACAAAATTGAACGGATTCTTGATGGGCAAATCAATATTTTAAAGAAACAAATTGCGCGTGGTATTCAGAACAACGACGAAAATTTGGCTGTTGCCTTTAACTTATTACCTAAAAAAATGTGTAAAATGGTGCGTTTTGTCCTCTTCACGAAGAATGCTCAAGTCCAACTTGAAGGGGTAGAAGATCAGGTTATTCTCCAACAAGACTATATTTCTGGTGGTAAAAAAGTTAAAGTGACTGCCCAAGGTGAAATTGAAGTTGAAGTTCCAGGATATTATCGAACAGAATTATTGGCGAAGATTTCCTTTGATGGTTTTGGATACAAGACATTTAATGTCGTTGAAAAAGAGGCAGAAATGTTACTTGAAGAGAAGACTGCAAATATAAAAAATGACTTTTATAAAATCAGCGTGGAAAATGATCAACTTGTAATTTCAGGCGACCAATTTGTAATAGAAGATTTTCTTCAATTTGAGACACAAGTGGACGCAGGTGACTCTTATGACTTTTCTCCTCAACCTGAAGATGAACCTCAAATTTTTAAGCAGGTCAAGCTCATATCTGTTAAGAAGAGTAAGTTACAGCAAGAAATGAAAATTAAACATTTCATTACAGTTAAAGATCTCAAGGGGAACCAAAGTGAACAGCAAGTAACTACAACACTCATTTTAGAAAAAGAGGCAAGACAGGTTTCTGTTTCACACCAGCTGAGTAATCAAATGAAAGATCATCGGTTACGTGTACTGTTTAAAGCTGACACCTCTTCGGGCAAAAATTTCGCCGATCAAGGGTATTCTATTTTACAACGCGTAAATAACAATGCCTATCTTGAAAAATGGAAAGAGAATAATTTTGCCGAAGCACCCGTGGCTATTTATCCACTTGAAAATTTTGCTGGGATTGATAACAATATTGTAGTTTATACAAAAGGTTTGAAAGAGTATCAGGTTTTGAAAAATCATTTCGCCCTGACTTTATATCGGTCTGTAGGCGTTTTAGGACGAGATGACTTAGCATGGAGACCTGGAAGAGCTTCAGGAATAAACAATAAGATAGTGCAAACACCCGATGCACAAATGCAAGGAGAGATGGATTTTTCATACAGCGTCGTCTTCAGCTCTCAAAAGTTTGAAGTTAATGAATTGTATGACGAGTTGGAAAAATTTCAAAGCAATCAATTGACTTACCATCACCAAGAACTGAATACGTTTGAGGAGCGTTTAGAACGTTTTGAGTTACCTCAACCTCTTTCCATGACAGAGCTGAACAAGCAAAAAATATTTTTTGATTTTGAATACGTAAGAGTCGCAGCTATTAAGAAAGCTGAAAATCAAGACAATGTGATTGTTCGTTTGTTTAATCCGACGGAAAGCAAGATTCCACTTATGGATGAAGGCATTCCCCTTAATTTATTAGAAGAAGATAAAACGCAAAAATATATAGGAGCAAAATCATTTGCGACACTCCGATTATTAGGTGAAAAATAA
- a CDS encoding alpha-amylase family glycosyl hydrolase, with protein MNVKIKEKLILLYGERAEEAEKELEKVLNKFAQRDFPQKEKINEKNAYLIAYGDSILREGQTPLATLNEVLSETIAGAITDVHLLPMFPFTSDDGFSVTDYYKINPQYGTWEDIEHLSKNYRLMFDFVANHMSKDSEWFQSFLQEEEDFKEAFVIFDEEFDASNTVRPRTSPLFHNYKGKKVWTTFSEDQVDVNIKDPKMFARLTEVLLTYASKGAASIRLDAIGFLWKESGSRSIHLWQTHEVIKIWRKLLEELSPNTQIITETNVPHE; from the coding sequence ATGAATGTAAAAATAAAAGAAAAACTGATTCTTCTTTATGGAGAAAGAGCAGAAGAAGCAGAGAAAGAATTGGAAAAAGTTCTTAATAAGTTTGCTCAACGAGATTTTCCTCAAAAAGAAAAAATTAATGAAAAAAATGCTTATCTTATAGCCTATGGAGATAGTATTTTGAGAGAAGGGCAAACTCCTTTAGCAACATTGAATGAAGTTTTAAGTGAGACAATTGCGGGAGCGATAACAGATGTCCACTTACTCCCCATGTTTCCTTTTACTTCTGATGACGGTTTTTCAGTAACAGATTATTATAAGATTAATCCACAGTATGGAACTTGGGAAGACATTGAACATCTTTCAAAAAATTATCGGTTAATGTTTGATTTTGTCGCTAATCACATGTCAAAAGACAGTGAGTGGTTTCAAAGTTTTTTACAAGAAGAAGAAGATTTTAAAGAGGCTTTCGTAATATTCGATGAAGAATTTGATGCCAGTAATACGGTGAGACCAAGAACGAGTCCTCTCTTTCATAACTATAAAGGGAAGAAGGTATGGACAACTTTTTCTGAAGATCAAGTAGACGTTAATATCAAGGATCCCAAGATGTTTGCCCGCTTAACAGAAGTTTTATTAACATATGCTTCAAAAGGAGCCGCCTCAATCCGTTTGGATGCAATTGGCTTTTTGTGGAAGGAATCTGGCAGTCGTTCGATACATCTTTGGCAAACGCATGAAGTTATTAAAATTTGGCGAAAACTGCTAGAAGAACTGTCTCCCAACACACAAATTATTACTGAAACGAATGTTCCTCATGAATAA
- a CDS encoding glycerate kinase: MKVVVAIDSFKGSATSAELNQAVKTAVLSVFPKFNVETFEIADGGEGSVSALHSGLGGNFIEVETVDLMKRPMQASYLFLDHRLAVIEAAEVVGIDKIKPDEKTIQEATTFGLGALFLDAKKRGATEIVLSLGGSGTSDGGLGLLEALEGQDFSTIKITGLADVTNVYAGAEGYAKVFGKQKGGTAEILERQDRAAQAFVQKIKKERKIDLQEIPGTGAAGGLGGALVLLGGTLEPGFGKIAELLKIEEAIKTADLIITGEGQMDFQTAKGKVPFGMAKLGAKYNVPTIAFCGSLSEDLGEMSKILLASYSIQRTLLPLEKAMCKEVTLKNIQFLTENVLKTWCHGHRS, translated from the coding sequence ATGAAAGTTGTAGTAGCGATAGATTCTTTTAAGGGATCAGCCACGAGTGCGGAGCTGAACCAAGCAGTAAAAACTGCAGTTTTATCTGTATTTCCCAAATTTAATGTTGAAACTTTTGAAATTGCTGATGGGGGGGAGGGCAGTGTTTCTGCCTTGCACTCTGGTTTAGGTGGAAATTTTATTGAAGTTGAAACGGTGGACCTAATGAAACGTCCGATGCAAGCCTCTTATTTATTTCTTGATCATCGTCTAGCTGTTATTGAGGCAGCTGAGGTGGTCGGTATTGATAAGATTAAACCAGACGAAAAAACAATCCAAGAAGCAACGACTTTTGGACTCGGTGCCCTGTTTTTAGATGCTAAAAAAAGAGGGGCCACTGAGATTGTTTTAAGTCTTGGAGGAAGCGGTACCTCTGATGGAGGGCTTGGGCTTCTGGAAGCTTTAGAAGGTCAAGATTTTTCGACCATAAAAATCACAGGATTAGCAGATGTTACCAACGTTTATGCTGGCGCCGAGGGATATGCCAAAGTTTTTGGGAAGCAAAAAGGAGGGACAGCAGAAATTCTGGAACGCCAAGATAGAGCTGCACAAGCATTTGTCCAAAAAATAAAAAAAGAGCGAAAGATTGATTTACAAGAGATACCTGGGACAGGAGCAGCTGGTGGCTTAGGTGGCGCCCTTGTTTTGTTGGGAGGGACGCTGGAGCCAGGATTTGGTAAAATAGCAGAGCTTTTAAAAATTGAGGAAGCAATTAAAACTGCTGATTTAATTATCACAGGCGAAGGGCAGATGGATTTTCAAACAGCTAAGGGTAAAGTGCCGTTTGGAATGGCAAAGCTGGGAGCAAAATATAATGTCCCTACAATCGCTTTCTGTGGCAGCTTGTCGGAGGATTTAGGAGAGATGAGTAAAATCTTGTTGGCAAGTTATAGCATTCAGAGAACATTGCTTCCTTTAGAGAAAGCAATGTGCAAAGAAGTGACCCTAAAAAATATTCAGTTTTTAACAGAAAATGTTCTCAAAACATGGTGTCATGGGCATAGAAGTTGA
- a CDS encoding polyprenyl synthetase family protein — MMTDMNRLNQELIKFYKKADIPQHLADAVTYSLAAGGKRIRPLLFLKMLESLGVTLETAHYQVAATVEMIHAGSLIHDDLPAMDNDDYRRGQLTNHKKFDEATAILAGDALFLDPYYLLATLSLPAATVVSLVKELSFASGSLGMVAGQILDMEGEGKNLSLEQVKEIHHLKTGRMLTFPFVAAGIIAEQSEEVIAKLREIGQNLGLAFQIRDDIIDVTGTFEEIGKTPGKDQAEEKSTYVALLGLKGAQEALEELLTAVKSDLAQITSSAEIVEIIESLEIK; from the coding sequence ATGATGACTGATATGAATAGGCTCAACCAAGAGCTGATAAAATTTTATAAAAAAGCTGATATTCCTCAACATCTTGCGGATGCTGTGACTTACTCACTTGCTGCAGGCGGCAAAAGAATTCGTCCGCTTTTGTTCCTAAAGATGTTAGAATCACTTGGAGTTACACTTGAAACGGCGCATTATCAAGTGGCAGCGACTGTTGAGATGATTCATGCGGGCAGCTTGATTCATGATGATTTGCCCGCAATGGATAATGACGACTATCGCCGAGGCCAGCTCACCAACCATAAAAAGTTTGATGAAGCAACAGCGATATTGGCTGGAGATGCTCTCTTTTTAGACCCCTACTATCTTTTAGCTACCCTTTCTTTACCCGCTGCAACAGTTGTTTCCTTAGTAAAAGAACTTTCTTTTGCAAGTGGTTCTTTGGGTATGGTTGCTGGACAGATTTTAGATATGGAGGGAGAAGGTAAAAACTTATCTTTAGAGCAGGTAAAGGAAATCCATCATTTAAAAACGGGGAGAATGTTAACCTTTCCTTTTGTGGCTGCTGGAATTATCGCTGAACAGTCCGAAGAGGTAATCGCAAAGCTAAGAGAAATAGGTCAAAACTTAGGCTTAGCTTTCCAAATACGTGACGACATTATTGATGTCACCGGGACATTTGAAGAAATAGGAAAAACGCCTGGAAAAGACCAAGCGGAAGAAAAGTCGACTTATGTGGCCTTGCTCGGATTAAAAGGAGCCCAAGAAGCCTTAGAAGAATTATTAACGGCTGTGAAAAGTGATTTGGCACAAATAACTTCAAGTGCTGAAATTGTCGAAATTATAGAAAGTTTAGAAATAAAATGA
- a CDS encoding TlyA family RNA methyltransferase translates to MKERVDVLAANQGLFETREQAKRGVMAGLVVDAKSGERFDKPGQKIEEATELRLKGEKLKYVSRGGLKLEKALLEFGLSVENKTCLDIGASTGGFTDVMLQNGAKRVYALDVGTNQLAWKLRKDERVVVMEQFNFRKAVLDDFTQGQPEFTSIDVSFISLDLILPPLFDILAKDGDVAALIKPQFEAGREQVGKNGIIKDPKIHKQTIDKVIQKALSTGFSVKNLTFSPIKGGAGNVEFLVHLKKEETATVAPLVNIEAVLQTEKETLV, encoded by the coding sequence ATGAAAGAAAGAGTAGATGTTTTAGCAGCAAATCAAGGATTATTTGAAACGCGAGAACAGGCAAAACGTGGAGTTATGGCTGGTTTAGTAGTGGATGCCAAGTCAGGAGAGCGTTTTGACAAACCTGGACAAAAGATAGAAGAAGCCACAGAACTGCGTCTCAAAGGGGAAAAACTGAAATATGTGAGTCGTGGAGGCCTTAAGTTAGAAAAAGCGCTTTTAGAGTTTGGTCTTTCTGTTGAAAATAAAACGTGTTTGGATATTGGAGCTTCAACAGGTGGATTTACAGATGTCATGCTACAAAATGGCGCCAAACGTGTCTATGCTCTCGACGTGGGCACCAATCAATTGGCATGGAAACTTCGTAAAGACGAGCGTGTGGTAGTGATGGAACAGTTTAACTTCCGCAAGGCTGTCCTAGATGATTTTACGCAAGGTCAACCTGAGTTTACGTCCATTGATGTGAGTTTTATCTCACTTGACTTGATTTTACCGCCTTTGTTTGATATTTTAGCTAAAGATGGCGATGTGGCTGCCTTGATCAAGCCTCAGTTTGAAGCCGGTCGTGAACAAGTGGGGAAAAATGGCATCATTAAAGATCCGAAGATCCACAAGCAAACGATTGATAAAGTGATTCAAAAAGCCTTGAGTACTGGATTCTCAGTCAAAAATCTAACCTTCTCACCCATTAAAGGTGGTGCAGGTAATGTTGAATTTCTAGTGCACTTAAAAAAAGAAGAGACTGCGACAGTAGCACCTCTTGTTAATATTGAAGCTGTACTCCAAACAGAAAAGGAAACGTTAGTATGA
- a CDS encoding arginine repressor: MRREERLDFISRLITTKEVQTQDELVQELLANDIDVTQATVSRDIKSLALIKIPGSRGGYRYALPQQHDEEQKDLLHNELANEAILELKMHDNMISIIAKPGTTSVIKKSLINRYNKKIFSIMTDDDSILIICETRRQANTVYDELSL, from the coding sequence ATGAGAAGAGAAGAACGCCTTGATTTTATTTCAAGACTCATCACAACTAAAGAAGTACAAACACAGGATGAACTTGTACAAGAGCTTTTGGCTAACGATATTGATGTGACACAAGCCACAGTTTCCCGTGATATTAAGTCACTCGCACTGATTAAAATCCCTGGAAGTCGTGGAGGTTATCGTTACGCCTTACCACAACAGCATGATGAAGAACAAAAGGATCTGCTGCATAATGAGTTAGCCAATGAGGCTATCTTAGAATTGAAAATGCACGATAATATGATTTCAATCATCGCTAAACCAGGGACGACCAGTGTGATTAAAAAAAGCCTCATCAATCGTTACAATAAGAAGATTTTTTCTATTATGACGGACGATGACAGTATTTTGATTATTTGTGAAACAAGACGGCAAGCAAATACCGTTTATGACGAATTAAGTTTATAA
- the recN gene encoding DNA repair protein RecN yields MLQEISIKNFAIIEEIHLSFESGMTILTGETGAGKSIIIDAMGLLLGGRSSSDFVRTGKDKAEIEGLFFAGKNAELDQKLENLGLERSTELILRRDIFANGRSVCRVNGQMVNLTTLREIGELLVDIHGQHDNQELMNAKHHLRLLDEFGDENFEQIKAEYQIKFEHYKKIRQALETRQKNEQEFAQRIEILQFQVEEIEAAEIDLKEDEQLQMRRDKLNNAKNIADALNTAYLALDDEEGDFSSLSGIRTAMAELENVAEFDQDYQDLSDKTMDAYYLLEEVSTKLSTAIEGIEFNPTELLQIEERILTLNTLRKKYGPELSDVLKTLDKIQLELSDLMGGTENSERLEEALKEAQAELLIASDHLNTARHAIAKELETDIKKELADLYMEKADFSVQFESGKFSSKGNEQVEFYIQTNPGEGFKPLAKTASGGELSRLMLAIKSSFSRRENKTSIVFDEVDTGVSGRVAQAIAQKIYKIAQAGQVLAISHLPQVVAIADTQFYIEKASTDDVTTSTVRKLKLEERVEEVAKMLAGDDITVEALAQAKRLLMK; encoded by the coding sequence ATGCTACAAGAAATTTCTATCAAGAACTTTGCGATTATCGAAGAGATTCATCTTTCTTTTGAAAGTGGGATGACCATTTTGACTGGGGAGACAGGAGCTGGTAAGTCGATTATTATTGATGCAATGGGGCTTTTGCTCGGAGGGCGGAGTTCCAGTGATTTTGTCCGGACAGGTAAAGATAAGGCCGAAATTGAAGGTCTATTTTTTGCAGGGAAAAATGCAGAGTTGGATCAAAAGTTAGAAAACTTGGGCCTTGAGAGAAGTACTGAGCTCATTTTACGCCGTGATATTTTTGCTAATGGGCGCTCTGTTTGTCGGGTGAATGGGCAAATGGTAAATCTGACTACCTTACGTGAAATCGGAGAGCTTTTGGTTGATATTCACGGGCAGCATGACAATCAAGAATTGATGAATGCTAAACATCACCTTCGGCTTCTTGACGAGTTTGGTGATGAAAATTTTGAACAAATTAAGGCAGAATACCAAATTAAGTTTGAGCATTATAAAAAAATTCGTCAAGCACTTGAAACACGTCAAAAGAACGAACAAGAATTTGCCCAACGTATCGAAATTTTACAGTTTCAAGTTGAAGAAATTGAAGCAGCTGAGATTGATTTAAAAGAAGATGAGCAATTGCAGATGCGCCGTGATAAGCTTAATAACGCTAAAAATATAGCAGATGCTTTAAATACAGCCTATTTGGCTTTAGATGATGAAGAAGGTGATTTTTCAAGTCTGAGCGGGATACGGACAGCCATGGCAGAACTCGAAAATGTTGCAGAGTTTGACCAAGATTACCAAGATTTGTCTGATAAAACGATGGATGCTTACTACTTGCTTGAGGAAGTTTCAACCAAGTTATCCACAGCAATTGAAGGCATAGAGTTTAATCCAACAGAGCTTTTGCAAATCGAAGAGAGAATCCTCACCTTGAATACCTTGCGAAAAAAATACGGTCCAGAACTCTCGGATGTATTGAAAACCTTGGACAAAATTCAGCTTGAGCTCTCAGATTTGATGGGGGGAACGGAAAATAGTGAGCGTCTTGAAGAAGCACTGAAAGAAGCACAAGCAGAATTACTCATTGCAAGTGATCATCTTAACACCGCACGTCATGCAATAGCAAAAGAATTAGAAACCGATATTAAAAAGGAACTTGCTGATCTGTATATGGAAAAAGCCGATTTTTCTGTACAGTTTGAAAGTGGGAAATTCTCCAGCAAAGGGAATGAGCAAGTGGAATTTTATATTCAAACTAATCCAGGAGAGGGGTTCAAACCCTTGGCCAAAACGGCTTCGGGAGGAGAACTTTCACGCTTGATGCTTGCGATTAAATCAAGTTTCTCAAGACGTGAAAATAAAACATCGATTGTGTTCGATGAAGTGGATACAGGTGTATCTGGACGTGTAGCGCAAGCTATTGCTCAAAAAATTTATAAAATCGCCCAAGCAGGGCAAGTCTTAGCTATTTCACATTTACCACAGGTTGTGGCCATTGCTGATACACAATTTTATATTGAAAAAGCGTCCACAGATGATGTCACTACTTCAACCGTAAGAAAATTGAAACTGGAAGAGCGGGTCGAAGAAGTGGCCAAAATGTTAGCGGGAGATGACATAACGGTAGAAGCGCTCGCGCAAGCAAAACGATTATTAATGAAATGA
- a CDS encoding DUF805 domain-containing protein codes for MFNLKEFKQSYQKFWLGYISFRERTSRKDYWLAMLGHLLVTVILLAFATLFHLLSSDVLPDLWSVFSYFFIALWVCYGLVAFCPFLAIAVRRLRDASLPWELIFVLLAPFGGFFGILILNALPAAQAAADLPEFSEPTYGQARIEEKGQENFLQAIKNYFLGYVSFRGRTSRLSFWFVQLIFALVFAVLGVVFVGVHFFENILFGGAFIATWMMLAFLFLIGACLLLPTLALFTRRLRDAGLSNYGIGLIFFVALSLFLLSNISHAVDASSFGIRDFSLFNYLLFLADFVFLITLIFVLLQDKDQLLQKEKTLLFRRKG; via the coding sequence ATGTTTAATTTGAAAGAGTTCAAACAATCCTATCAAAAATTTTGGTTAGGTTATATTTCTTTTAGAGAAAGAACCAGTCGAAAAGACTATTGGCTCGCAATGTTAGGGCACCTTTTAGTGACCGTTATTCTACTTGCTTTTGCCACTTTGTTTCATCTTTTATCAAGTGATGTTTTACCAGATTTGTGGTCTGTATTTTCATATTTTTTCATTGCTTTATGGGTATGTTATGGTCTAGTGGCCTTCTGTCCTTTCTTGGCTATAGCCGTACGTCGCTTACGAGATGCTAGTCTCCCTTGGGAATTGATTTTTGTACTTCTAGCTCCTTTTGGTGGTTTCTTCGGTATTCTTATTTTGAATGCTCTGCCTGCAGCTCAAGCCGCAGCGGACTTACCAGAATTTTCAGAACCGACTTATGGGCAAGCACGGATAGAAGAAAAGGGTCAAGAGAACTTTTTGCAAGCTATAAAAAACTATTTTCTAGGTTATGTCTCCTTCAGAGGAAGAACAAGTCGCCTCAGTTTTTGGTTTGTGCAACTTATATTTGCTCTGGTATTTGCAGTTTTGGGCGTGGTGTTTGTCGGGGTTCATTTCTTTGAAAATATCCTCTTCGGAGGCGCATTTATTGCGACCTGGATGATGCTGGCCTTTCTCTTTCTTATCGGCGCTTGCTTATTGTTACCCACACTTGCATTATTCACCCGTCGCTTACGCGATGCTGGCTTATCCAATTATGGGATTGGATTAATCTTTTTTGTAGCTTTGTCCTTGTTCTTATTGAGCAATATCAGCCATGCTGTAGATGCTTCCAGCTTTGGAATTCGTGATTTTTCATTGTTCAACTATCTTCTCTTCCTTGCTGACTTTGTCTTCCTTATTACTCTTATCTTTGTTTTGCTTCAAGACAAAGATCAGCTTTTACAAAAGGAAAAAACACTTCTATTTAGAAGGAAAGGCTGA
- a CDS encoding aminoacyltransferase, whose product MNYKLREISAEEFAQFNENVSQGSFLQTPEMAELMMANGWEVTLLAVQSDKIEMAALLGAKNMTGGKHYEIQYGPIYQEYQEDVEKFFYKELRQFVKDHDGMELLVIPNTNYQKFDSTGNALTDENKQFIQSMQELNYEHTGLEVGYNKRGESTWHYVKDLSDIADDKKLLKSYTKDGQYSVKKTQQFGIRVRPLAYEELDKFKKITSETSERRGYDDHDLPYYQSLYKTFGDKAEFLVAEINFADYEAAILAQMDKLTGQIEKTKKEGKRKELESQLETQKVRLAEAREFITQHGREDIILAGSLFIYGASETIYLFSGSYEAFKKLYAPFAIQHYVMKKTLDKGVKSYNFFGVAGTFDGTDGVLHFKQNFAGYVVRKVGYFNYYPKPLKHKVLSMVKTLLGRK is encoded by the coding sequence TTGAATTATAAATTAAGAGAAATTTCAGCTGAAGAATTCGCTCAATTCAATGAAAATGTAAGCCAAGGAAGTTTTTTACAGACGCCTGAAATGGCAGAGCTGATGATGGCAAATGGCTGGGAAGTAACTTTATTGGCTGTCCAATCAGATAAAATCGAAATGGCTGCTCTTTTGGGTGCAAAAAATATGACTGGAGGAAAGCACTACGAAATCCAGTATGGTCCAATTTATCAAGAGTACCAAGAAGATGTAGAAAAATTTTTCTACAAAGAATTACGTCAGTTTGTTAAGGATCATGATGGTATGGAACTTCTAGTTATCCCAAATACAAACTACCAAAAGTTTGACAGTACAGGTAATGCCTTGACTGACGAAAACAAGCAGTTTATTCAATCCATGCAGGAGTTGAACTACGAACATACAGGCTTAGAAGTTGGTTACAACAAACGTGGTGAGTCTACATGGCATTATGTGAAGGATCTTTCTGATATTGCAGATGATAAAAAACTTTTAAAATCCTATACGAAAGATGGGCAATATTCTGTCAAGAAAACACAGCAGTTTGGGATTCGAGTACGTCCTTTAGCTTATGAGGAACTAGATAAGTTCAAAAAGATTACTTCGGAAACGTCGGAGCGACGTGGTTATGATGACCATGATCTGCCTTACTACCAAAGTCTTTATAAAACGTTTGGTGATAAAGCAGAGTTTTTGGTGGCTGAGATTAATTTCGCAGACTATGAAGCCGCAATTTTAGCTCAAATGGATAAACTTACTGGACAGATTGAAAAAACGAAAAAAGAAGGTAAACGCAAAGAGTTAGAAAGCCAGCTTGAAACACAAAAAGTACGTTTAGCAGAAGCGCGTGAATTTATTACTCAACATGGGCGAGAAGATATTATCTTAGCCGGCTCACTCTTTATCTATGGCGCAAGTGAAACCATCTATCTGTTTAGTGGATCCTACGAAGCCTTTAAGAAATTATATGCGCCGTTTGCTATTCAGCATTATGTAATGAAGAAAACCCTTGATAAAGGCGTGAAAAGCTATAATTTCTTTGGAGTAGCTGGAACTTTTGACGGTACAGATGGTGTGCTTCACTTCAAACAGAACTTTGCAGGTTATGTTGTACGTAAAGTTGGCTATTTCAATTATTATCCAAAACCACTTAAACACAAAGTTTTAAGCATGGTTAAGACACTTTTAGGTAGAAAATAA